In Capillimicrobium parvum, a genomic segment contains:
- a CDS encoding SixA phosphatase family protein, with the protein MANQLWLLRHGEAEPHDARPDGDRRLTGRGVEQSAAAGRALARLSLPVHAVFTSPKVRARDTALAACAALELEPIEHAALAEGFDAGDAMELVAAAEPDQRVLVVGHNPDFEQVIYDLTGASIELRKGALAGIRIKGTARGELIALLQPREIAALAG; encoded by the coding sequence ATGGCGAACCAGCTCTGGCTCCTGCGGCACGGCGAGGCCGAGCCGCACGACGCACGCCCCGACGGCGATCGCCGGCTGACCGGCCGCGGCGTCGAGCAGTCCGCGGCCGCCGGCCGCGCACTCGCCCGCCTCTCGCTGCCGGTCCACGCGGTCTTCACCAGCCCGAAGGTGCGCGCCCGCGACACCGCCCTCGCCGCCTGCGCGGCGCTCGAGCTCGAGCCGATCGAGCACGCCGCGCTGGCCGAGGGCTTCGATGCGGGCGACGCCATGGAGCTCGTTGCCGCCGCGGAGCCGGACCAGCGGGTCCTCGTGGTCGGCCACAACCCGGACTTCGAGCAGGTCATCTACGACCTCACCGGCGCGAGCATCGAGCTCCGCAAGGGCGCGCTGGCCGGCATCCGCATCAAGGGCACCGCCCGGGGCGAGCTCATCGCCTTGCTGCAGCCGCGCGAGATCGCCGCGCTGGCCGGATAG
- a CDS encoding TetR/AcrR family transcriptional regulator, which yields MDGRTARALRTRETIVEALIALLEEGMVQPSVEDIAARAAVSERSIFGHFHDREGLFAAVGDHQTRMLRAEWGELPPPDAPLERRLEEFAAQRARIYERIAPVRRAALRMEPFSETIQLSIADLRSIKRREAWRLFGPELAGDHVRGSALAALASFSGWEALRREQELSVDEARVALRAGLERLVG from the coding sequence GTGGACGGCCGCACGGCCCGGGCGCTGCGCACGCGCGAGACGATCGTGGAGGCGCTCATCGCCCTGCTCGAGGAGGGCATGGTCCAGCCGTCGGTCGAGGACATCGCGGCTCGGGCCGCCGTCTCCGAACGCTCGATCTTCGGCCACTTCCACGATCGCGAGGGGCTGTTCGCCGCGGTTGGCGACCACCAGACGCGGATGCTGCGCGCGGAGTGGGGCGAGCTGCCGCCGCCGGACGCGCCGCTCGAGCGGCGCCTGGAGGAGTTCGCCGCCCAGCGCGCGCGCATCTACGAGCGGATCGCGCCGGTCCGCCGCGCCGCGCTGCGCATGGAGCCGTTCAGCGAGACGATCCAGCTCAGCATCGCCGACCTGCGCTCGATCAAGCGCCGCGAGGCGTGGCGGCTGTTCGGGCCCGAGCTCGCGGGCGACCACGTGCGCGGGTCCGCGCTCGCCGCGCTCGCGTCGTTCTCGGGGTGGGAGGCGCTGCGCCGCGAGCAGGAGCTCTCGGTCGACGAGGCGCGCGTGGCGCTGCGGGCCGGCCTTGAGCGGCTGGTGGGCTAA
- a CDS encoding FAD-dependent oxidoreductase: MGQRLAIIGGDAAGMSAAANARRRDPDLGIVAFERSGYTSFSACGIPYHVAGLVDESDDLIARSPDQHRANGIDVRIRHEVLAVDLARRELTVLDRNARRESTEPFDQLVVATGAHATPPPIPGVEATEPARTIDAAGRLRGQILRGGADAVVIGGGYIGLEMAEALVHRNLRVTLVDREPQLMTTLDADMAAHVQDAAEGQDIRVVLSAQVEEVLLDGDGRPRGVRTSDGDIAAEHVVMATGVRPATEVAEAAGLEIGESGALRVDDHQRCPGHDGVWAAGDCVESWHRLLERPVNLQLGTHANKQGRIAGVNATGGDLAFPGVLGTAISRICHREIARTGLSESEAEAAAIDVVATTVKTDTRAAYFPGSASMWVKLVAGREDRRLLGAQIVGSQTAGKRIDTLATCIWAGMTVDEIQWLDLAYAPPVSGVLDPVLVAARAAAKR; the protein is encoded by the coding sequence GTGGGTCAGCGCCTGGCGATCATCGGCGGCGACGCCGCCGGGATGAGCGCGGCGGCGAACGCGCGCCGCCGCGACCCGGACCTCGGGATCGTCGCGTTCGAGCGCAGCGGCTACACGTCGTTCAGTGCCTGCGGCATCCCGTACCACGTCGCCGGGCTCGTCGACGAGTCCGACGACCTCATCGCCCGCTCGCCCGACCAGCACCGCGCGAACGGCATCGACGTGCGCATCCGCCATGAGGTCCTCGCCGTCGATCTCGCCCGCCGCGAGCTGACCGTCCTGGACCGCAACGCCCGCCGGGAGTCGACCGAGCCGTTCGACCAGCTCGTGGTCGCGACGGGCGCGCACGCCACGCCGCCGCCGATCCCGGGCGTCGAGGCGACCGAGCCCGCGCGCACGATCGACGCCGCCGGGCGCCTGCGCGGGCAGATCCTGCGCGGCGGCGCCGACGCGGTCGTCATCGGCGGCGGCTACATCGGCCTCGAGATGGCCGAGGCGCTCGTGCACCGCAACCTCCGCGTCACGCTCGTCGACCGCGAGCCGCAGCTGATGACGACCCTCGACGCCGACATGGCCGCCCACGTCCAGGACGCCGCCGAGGGCCAGGACATCCGCGTCGTCCTGTCGGCGCAGGTGGAGGAGGTGCTGCTCGACGGCGACGGCCGCCCCCGCGGGGTGCGCACGTCCGACGGGGACATCGCGGCGGAGCACGTGGTCATGGCGACGGGGGTCCGGCCCGCGACGGAGGTGGCCGAGGCGGCCGGCCTCGAGATCGGCGAATCCGGCGCGCTGCGCGTCGACGACCACCAGCGCTGCCCCGGCCACGACGGCGTGTGGGCGGCGGGCGACTGCGTCGAGTCGTGGCACCGGCTGCTCGAGCGCCCGGTCAACCTGCAGCTCGGCACGCACGCGAACAAGCAGGGCCGCATCGCGGGCGTCAACGCGACCGGCGGCGACCTGGCGTTCCCCGGCGTGCTGGGCACGGCGATCTCGCGCATCTGCCACCGCGAGATCGCGCGCACGGGCCTGAGCGAGAGCGAGGCCGAGGCGGCCGCCATCGACGTGGTGGCGACGACCGTGAAGACCGACACGCGCGCCGCCTACTTCCCGGGCTCGGCGTCGATGTGGGTCAAGCTCGTCGCCGGGCGCGAGGACCGGCGCCTGCTCGGCGCCCAGATCGTCGGCTCGCAGACCGCGGGCAAGCGCATCGACACGCTCGCCACCTGCATCTGGGCCGGCATGACGGTCGACGAGATCCAGTGGCTCGACCTCGCCTATGCGCCGCCGGTGTCCGGCGTGCTCGACCCGGTGCTCGTCGCCGCCAGAGCCGCGGCGAAGCGTTAG
- a CDS encoding DNA-formamidopyrimidine glycosylase family protein yields the protein MPELPEVEITARRLDAALRGAVIESTLAPGINALKTFDPPLHALDGSAITGVRRIGKHLVVDVAGDLHLLIHLMSAGRLQLYDKRASLRDRTSRLLLRIDDGRELRLREFGTKQAAWVKVLRDGDLEADDAVATLGPEAWPDPPADLGSLLDAPRPLHTLLRDQRVIAGIGRSWVDEILWRARLSPFKRGDDLSAEEAAELRTAIVETLGGAIDHYERVVQLPIPDKLPLPLEVHRHQGEPCPRCGTTLEAVFYEDYVMSYCPQEQTGGKVLKDRRLSRLLK from the coding sequence ATGCCCGAGCTGCCGGAGGTCGAGATCACCGCCCGCCGCCTCGACGCGGCGCTGCGCGGCGCGGTCATCGAGTCGACGCTTGCGCCCGGCATCAACGCGCTCAAGACGTTCGACCCGCCGCTGCACGCGCTCGACGGGTCGGCGATCACCGGCGTGCGACGCATCGGCAAGCACCTCGTCGTCGACGTCGCCGGCGACCTGCACCTGCTCATCCACCTGATGTCCGCGGGGCGCCTGCAGCTCTACGACAAGCGCGCGTCGCTGCGCGACCGGACGTCGCGTCTGCTGCTGCGCATCGACGACGGGCGCGAGCTGCGCCTGCGCGAGTTCGGCACGAAGCAGGCGGCGTGGGTGAAGGTCCTGCGCGACGGCGACCTCGAGGCCGACGATGCGGTCGCCACGCTCGGCCCGGAGGCGTGGCCCGACCCGCCGGCGGACCTCGGCTCGCTGCTCGACGCGCCGCGGCCGCTGCACACGCTGCTGCGCGACCAGCGCGTCATCGCGGGGATCGGACGCTCGTGGGTCGACGAGATCCTGTGGCGGGCAAGGCTGTCGCCGTTCAAGCGCGGCGACGACCTCAGCGCGGAGGAGGCGGCCGAGTTGCGCACCGCGATCGTCGAGACCCTCGGCGGCGCGATCGACCACTACGAGCGCGTGGTGCAGCTCCCGATCCCCGACAAGCTCCCGCTGCCGCTCGAGGTGCACCGCCACCAGGGCGAGCCATGCCCGCGCTGCGGCACGACCCTCGAGGCGGTGTTCTACGAGGACTACGTCATGAGCTATTGCCCGCAGGAGCAGACCGGAGGCAAGGTGCTCAAGGACCGGCGGCTGTCGCGGCTGCTGAAGTGA